The nucleotide window TCCTTCATTGCAATGGCTTTGCCGGTACGAACTTGTATCCATAATGAATGACTCCTGCCTCTCCGTCCTCTCCGAGCTTCCTCAACGTGCTTCGTACCCTCATGCCAATCCTAACCTCTGATGGTTCGCAGTCGATGACTTGTCCCGTAACCTTAACGCCTTCATCCATCTCCACTATCGCCACGATGTAAGGTTTCATCTTGTCTAGCTGTGCTGGTGCTTCGTGAACGACTGAGAAGGAATAGATCTCACCTTCGCCCCGCAGCTTAATTTCCTCAAGTCTACCCACGCTCTTCCGGCGGCAGGTAGGGCATATCGATCTGGGCGGGAAAAGGATCTTCTGACAGACATTGCACCTTACTGCAATCATATTATACCTGCTGGGATTCTCACGCCAGAACCTAGCCGTTGACATTTCACACCACCCCTAGAATGTGAATGACAACGGTTGCTCCGGTGCCACCAACATTGTGTGCAAGCCCAATTTCCGCACCATTCACTTGTCTTTTACCAGCCTCGCCTCTGAGCTGCGCGACGATTTCCACCACCTGAGCCACACCAGTGGCACCGATGGGGTCTCCTCTTGCCTTGAGACCGCCTGACGTGTTGACCGCAATTTTCCCGCCTATAGCTGTCTCGCCTTCAATCGTAGCCTTTCCCCCTTCTCCCTTTTTAAAAAAACCTAGATCCTCAATCGCAAGTATTTCGCTGATCGTATAATTGTCGTGAACCTCTGCAACATCAATGTCCTTAGGCTTTACTCCCGCCTGTTTGAAGGCTTTCTCGGCGGCTACTCGCGTGGCTTCAAATCTGCAAATATCTGAGCGATGGTGTAGGGCAAGCGTATCCGAGGCTTGCGCAGAGGCCATTATCTTGATAGGTGTATCAGTGTATTTTTTCGCTTTTTCCAGAGGACAAAGAACAACAGCCGCACCGCCATCTGAAATCGGTGCGCAGTCAAACATCCCCAGCGGCTCAGCCACCGGCGGCGATCTCAGGACTGTTTCGATAGATATTTCCTTTTGAAATTGAGCCTTGGAATTAAGAGAGCCGTGCTTGTGGTTCTTAACAGCAACATGGGCAATTTGCTCCCGCGTGGTACCATATTCATGCATATGCCTTCTCGCAATCATTGCATGCAAAGAGGCAAAGGTAGCCCCAAAGGCGCACTCCCACTGCTGGTCAGCTGCTGATGATTGGATATCGATCGCCTTGAGATCACCGACATCCGTCATCTTCTCAGCACCACCAACTACGACAATGTCATGTAGACCAGATGCTACAGCTAAGTATCCTTGACGAAGAGCCAAACCTCCTGATGCGCCAGCGGCTTCCACTCTAGTTGCTGGGATATGGTTATTGGCCATGCCGGCATAATCTGCGATGAGCGCACCCACGTGTTCTTGCTCGATGTATCGACCAGCAGACATGTTCCCAACATAGATCGCATCGATCTCGTCACCAGAAAGGTTTGCATCGTACACTGCAGCCAATCCTGCTTGTATCCCAATTTCCCGAAATGATAAATCCCAAAGTTCGCCAAACTTCGTATCCCCGACTCCAATTATAGCAACTTCCCTCATTTCATCCCTCCAGCGATTCTGATCTTTCCTTTAAATTTTGCATAAGTGGCATAATCGATGAATTTCTTGCTCTCAACAAGCTGTCTCACAGTTGGCGCAGCTTCTCTACGGAATCTCTGAATTTCTGGTGTTACCGTAATATCAAAGCCGTCACTACCGGCTCCTGACCCATAAGCAACAGCAAAGATCCTCTCATTTGGTTTTGCCACGTCAAGAATAGCGGCAATGCCAAGAGGGACAGAACCGCTATAAGTGTTGCCAATGAACGGAGTCAGTAGCCCAGTTTCGATCTGTGCCTCATTAAATCCCAGTTGCTTCGCAACACGAACAGGGAATTTGCCGTTGGGCTGATGGAAAACGGCGTAATCATAATCCTCAGCCTTTGTACCTTGTATTTTCATAAGTTCTCTTCCGCAGTTGACGATATGCTTGAAATAGGCTGGCTCACCAGTAAATCTCCCTCCGTGACTTGGATATGGCTGGCCTTCCCTTCGCCAGAAATCAGGCGTATCCGTTGTGTAAGAATAAGTCTTATTGATTTTTGCAATGATTTTTTTGGCACCAATGAGAAATGCAGCGCCACCCGCTGATGCGGCATATTCAAGGGCATCGCCCGGTGCTCCCTGAGAAGTGTCAGCCCCTATTGCCACGCCATACTTGATCATCCCAGCACCAACCATTCCCATGCACGTTTGTATGGCAGCGGTGCCTGCCTTGCATGCAAATTCATAATCTGCAGCTGTAAGACTGGGTGATGCTTCAATTGCCTCTGCAACTATCGTTCCAGTTGGTTTAACGGCGTATGGATGGGACTCAGAACCAACGAAAATCGCCCCAATCTCCTTAGGGTTGATTGAAACACGCTTCAGCATATTGCGGGCAGCTTCCACGGAAATCGTTACTGTGTCTTCATCAGGACCAGGTACAGATTTGCTGAAAATCAGCAAATTCCTGCTCATCATCTCACCATCTACCCCCCAAATTCTGGCAATTTCTTGGGGGGTTATCCTATACCTAGGAACATACGCCCCATAACTAACAATTCCAACATCCATTACATCCCACCTCGCACCTTAGCCAAGGCGTTCAAGCCTGTCAACAAGAACCTGCATTGGGAGGTCAGTCTTCACAAGGGGAATACCCTCGAGCGCTGCAAGCCTGACTGCTAGTTCATCAACGTGTTCCGGTCGGTGATAGCACACCATCGCCGGTTTGAGTGGATGTGCCCTCACTGCGATCATGGGAGATCTTCCATACTTAACGCCGGTGAATATCAGCGCTCTCTCGCTACTCCAGCCATATACTTTGAGATAGTCGAATGAACTCAAAGATAATATTGCCTTCATGGAATCGATAATCGTATAACCATGGATATCCCTTACAAGGGGTAGCCCCTTGGTGAGATTGTTTCCATCGATTACTTTTATGAAATTTTCAACAGGTATGCTCGTTCGGAATTCTCGCATGCTAATGATACAATCTGTTTTGTCTCCAAGAGTGTATTTCTTTATAGTATGTCCCCCGGTTTTTTCATCGATTTCTATGAGACCATCAACAATCCGCTTGATTATCGTGATACCAGGTGATTTTCTTCTTCCTGACTCGTAGTCACTGATCACCGAAGGGGAGATCCCCAGATGTCTCGCTAGGGCTTGCTGTGATATGTTAAATTCTTCTCGCCACTTCCTTATCGTTTTACCAGGATCGTTCGATAAGGTGATGTCCCCAGCAATCTTTTCCCTAAGGTGTTCCTTCATGGAATGGCGTAAGGCTGTCGAATATTTAATATTTGTCGTATATTGAATTCGACATATTACGAAGAAATTCGGTTTAATCGTCTGGAAAATTTTTTGAAGCTTTTGTATAATTCCATGCTAAATACAAAGAAAACGCCAACTGAAATTACCGGAATGAAATTTACCTTCATGAAAATCGAGAGCAACAAGAAATTGGAGATTGTTTTCGGAGGCTAGGGGGGAATAATATTTATTCTTGTGTCACATTTTGATCCATTCAACTAAGTGGGGCTGTGGGGTAACTTGGCTATCCTTGTAGCTTCGGGAGCTATAGATTCCGGTTCAAATCCGGACAGCCCCATAACGGTTTTTTGGAAGGATATAGTGATGCGTGTTGATTGCAGAGTGCCAAAATGAGTGACTGATAAGAAGCCATTTTATGATAGATATCCCCAGTATTTTGAAGTGTAAATCCCGACGATCTACTTCATTCTTCACCATCTATCCTGAAACTAAGAACTATTACCAGTTACTTGATCAGCAATTCAAACTGCTCATTGCAATAATTATGGAAGCTCCCTGCCACATACATCAAGTTTGGTCGTTCCAATAACGATCCTGCGGACGTTCCCCTTGGCAGTGGTATAAATCTTAATAAGACCCTTAGCGGGCTCTGTTTCTATGACAACACCTATCCCCAGAAAT belongs to Methanomassiliicoccales archaeon and includes:
- a CDS encoding hydroxymethylglutaryl-CoA synthase, with protein sequence MDVGIVSYGAYVPRYRITPQEIARIWGVDGEMMSRNLLIFSKSVPGPDEDTVTISVEAARNMLKRVSINPKEIGAIFVGSESHPYAVKPTGTIVAEAIEASPSLTAADYEFACKAGTAAIQTCMGMVGAGMIKYGVAIGADTSQGAPGDALEYAASAGGAAFLIGAKKIIAKINKTYSYTTDTPDFWRREGQPYPSHGGRFTGEPAYFKHIVNCGRELMKIQGTKAEDYDYAVFHQPNGKFPVRVAKQLGFNEAQIETGLLTPFIGNTYSGSVPLGIAAILDVAKPNERIFAVAYGSGAGSDGFDITVTPEIQRFRREAAPTVRQLVESKKFIDYATYAKFKGKIRIAGGMK
- a CDS encoding thiolase domain-containing protein, coding for MREVAIIGVGDTKFGELWDLSFREIGIQAGLAAVYDANLSGDEIDAIYVGNMSAGRYIEQEHVGALIADYAGMANNHIPATRVEAAGASGGLALRQGYLAVASGLHDIVVVGGAEKMTDVGDLKAIDIQSSAADQQWECAFGATFASLHAMIARRHMHEYGTTREQIAHVAVKNHKHGSLNSKAQFQKEISIETVLRSPPVAEPLGMFDCAPISDGGAAVVLCPLEKAKKYTDTPIKIMASAQASDTLALHHRSDICRFEATRVAAEKAFKQAGVKPKDIDVAEVHDNYTISEILAIEDLGFFKKGEGGKATIEGETAIGGKIAVNTSGGLKARGDPIGATGVAQVVEIVAQLRGEAGKRQVNGAEIGLAHNVGGTGATVVIHILGVV
- a CDS encoding Zn-ribbon domain-containing OB-fold protein; protein product: MSTARFWRENPSRYNMIAVRCNVCQKILFPPRSICPTCRRKSVGRLEEIKLRGEGEIYSFSVVHEAPAQLDKMKPYIVAIVEMDEGVKVTGQVIDCEPSEVRIGMRVRSTLRKLGEDGEAGVIHYGYKFVPAKPLQ
- a CDS encoding helix-turn-helix domain-containing protein, whose translation is MKEHLREKIAGDITLSNDPGKTIRKWREEFNISQQALARHLGISPSVISDYESGRRKSPGITIIKRIVDGLIEIDEKTGGHTIKKYTLGDKTDCIISMREFRTSIPVENFIKVIDGNNLTKGLPLVRDIHGYTIIDSMKAILSLSSFDYLKVYGWSSERALIFTGVKYGRSPMIAVRAHPLKPAMVCYHRPEHVDELAVRLAALEGIPLVKTDLPMQVLVDRLERLG